A single genomic interval of Mucilaginibacter robiniae harbors:
- a CDS encoding glycoside hydrolase family 2 TIM barrel-domain containing protein: MIKAICKKIPLTVLILVCLISSNLIVNGQENHLFSIKDTAAVPKEIEDPECLGINKEPEHATLMPYASLKEALAAKRHASSYSTSLNGSWKFNWVDWPQKRPVNFYKIDYDVSNWKTIKVPSNWQIEGYGTPAYSNYNYIFKKDFPRVMSTPPVSFTTYQERNAVGSYRRNFTMPTGWDKRRVFVTFDGVDAGFFLWINGKKVGYSVNSRNAAEFDISKYLHSGENMIAVEVYRFTTGSYLEDQDMFKLSGIFRNVTLWSAPQEHIRDFFIKTTFDKQWQNADLLVSTKIKNYSDQPTPARTLNIQLYNGETPMAGLSAIKDIPALQPGQEVTVDVSITVPKPQKWTAETPKLYTTVLTVMEKNSVIELISARTGFRQIEIKGRLFLVNNVPIKLKGVNRHENWPEDGHAITEEEMIRDILLIKQGNCNHVRTSHYSDDPRWYELCDEYGIYLVAEANLESHGAWDEFNEEPRIKAALIQRNVANVENFKNHPSVIIWSLGNECGSGGSNFLAILDAIKRIDQSRPTHYQGFGIGAKNPADMDSEMYTQTEDLERKANNNALTKPFYLCEYAHAMFNSMGSLDIYNELFDKYPSLLGGAIWEWQDQGLYNDRDPNHHITAYGGGFGEYPNDHYFIHKGVVFSDRAQKPHYPEMKHAYQWITITSKDPLNGKYLIKNRYQFTDLKQFQGEWVITENGDKIKTGTFTIETVLPGQEKEIAIPYKIHPKAGAEYYIRLSFKLSKPEQWAPKGFEIAWQQLALPINAPALTAADHSNGNLTMNDHDGIIDVKGKAFSLSFSRQKGTFIKLEKDGKNLLEENGGPRLHLWRAPHQQDDMWAAEDWNRKGLKELNWSVSGLVAKQLKPGIIEISADLKGIGRQNFVVNHHVVYTIYADGLIRSKNAISSNDPNLPVARLGVRFLLDTSFNRFEYFGRGPMENYADRKQGFDIGHYASTVAEQMTPYEKPMDCGNHEDVRWANLSTSTGVNLKFRSDSLMQVSALPYTDEEMEPVEYKIDLPKQKTTSLVISHQTLGVGSHSCGPRPLKQYQVYIRPTTFNYEFKL; the protein is encoded by the coding sequence ATGATCAAAGCTATCTGCAAAAAAATTCCCCTAACCGTTTTGATACTCGTTTGCCTAATATCATCAAACTTAATTGTGAATGGCCAGGAGAATCACTTATTTTCGATAAAGGATACAGCAGCGGTACCAAAGGAGATTGAAGATCCTGAATGCTTGGGAATCAACAAAGAGCCTGAACACGCCACACTAATGCCTTATGCTTCCTTGAAAGAGGCTTTGGCCGCCAAAAGACATGCTTCATCTTATAGCACTTCCCTTAACGGCAGCTGGAAATTCAACTGGGTTGACTGGCCTCAAAAAAGACCGGTTAACTTTTACAAAATTGATTACGACGTCAGCAACTGGAAAACAATTAAAGTTCCTTCGAACTGGCAGATAGAAGGATACGGCACGCCTGCTTACAGTAATTATAACTACATCTTCAAAAAAGATTTTCCTAGGGTAATGAGTACACCGCCGGTCAGTTTTACTACTTACCAAGAGCGTAATGCCGTGGGTAGCTACCGCAGAAATTTTACCATGCCTACAGGCTGGGATAAAAGGCGTGTTTTTGTAACTTTTGATGGTGTTGACGCAGGTTTCTTTTTGTGGATCAACGGCAAAAAGGTAGGTTACAGCGTTAACTCCCGCAATGCGGCAGAATTTGATATCAGTAAATATCTACATTCCGGTGAAAATATGATCGCTGTGGAGGTTTATCGTTTTACTACAGGTAGTTACCTGGAGGATCAGGATATGTTCAAGTTGAGTGGTATTTTCCGTAATGTCACGCTCTGGAGTGCCCCGCAAGAGCATATCAGGGATTTCTTCATTAAAACAACGTTTGACAAACAGTGGCAGAATGCAGATCTATTGGTGAGTACAAAAATCAAAAACTATTCAGACCAACCAACGCCTGCACGTACATTAAATATTCAGTTGTATAACGGCGAAACACCGATGGCTGGCCTCAGTGCCATTAAGGATATTCCGGCATTGCAGCCAGGACAGGAGGTCACTGTTGATGTCTCTATTACAGTTCCCAAACCCCAGAAATGGACAGCGGAAACACCGAAGCTGTATACTACGGTATTGACAGTCATGGAGAAAAATTCAGTAATTGAGCTGATCTCCGCCAGGACAGGTTTCCGGCAGATCGAAATCAAAGGCCGCCTTTTTTTGGTTAATAACGTTCCTATTAAGTTAAAAGGCGTGAACCGGCATGAAAACTGGCCCGAAGACGGGCATGCGATAACCGAAGAAGAAATGATACGTGATATCTTGCTGATTAAGCAAGGGAACTGTAACCATGTCAGAACCAGTCATTATTCAGATGATCCGAGATGGTACGAGTTATGCGACGAATATGGCATCTACCTCGTGGCAGAGGCTAATCTGGAGAGCCATGGTGCATGGGACGAATTCAATGAAGAGCCCCGGATTAAAGCGGCTTTGATTCAGAGGAATGTCGCTAACGTGGAGAATTTTAAAAATCATCCGTCGGTGATCATCTGGTCACTTGGTAATGAATGTGGTTCGGGTGGCTCAAACTTCCTGGCGATTCTAGACGCCATCAAGCGAATCGATCAATCGCGGCCAACCCATTATCAGGGATTTGGTATTGGTGCGAAAAACCCGGCCGATATGGATAGTGAAATGTACACCCAGACCGAAGATCTCGAAAGGAAAGCTAACAACAATGCACTAACTAAACCCTTTTATTTGTGTGAGTATGCGCATGCCATGTTCAACTCGATGGGGTCTCTGGATATCTACAATGAGTTATTTGACAAATATCCTTCACTGCTAGGCGGCGCTATATGGGAGTGGCAGGATCAGGGTTTGTATAATGATCGTGATCCTAACCATCATATTACGGCCTATGGGGGTGGGTTCGGTGAGTATCCGAATGATCATTACTTTATTCATAAAGGTGTTGTCTTCTCCGATAGGGCTCAGAAGCCGCATTACCCTGAAATGAAACATGCCTATCAATGGATTACCATCACTAGTAAAGATCCGCTAAATGGAAAGTATCTGATAAAGAACAGATATCAGTTCACTGATCTAAAGCAATTCCAGGGTGAGTGGGTCATCACCGAAAATGGCGATAAGATCAAGACGGGAACATTCACCATTGAAACAGTACTGCCCGGTCAGGAAAAGGAAATAGCGATTCCTTACAAAATTCACCCGAAAGCCGGGGCAGAATACTATATCCGATTATCTTTTAAATTATCCAAACCGGAGCAATGGGCACCAAAAGGCTTCGAGATCGCTTGGCAGCAGCTGGCATTGCCCATCAACGCACCAGCTTTAACAGCAGCCGATCATAGTAATGGGAATCTGACGATGAATGACCATGATGGTATAATAGATGTAAAAGGTAAAGCTTTTTCTCTTTCCTTTAGCCGCCAAAAAGGCACGTTCATTAAATTGGAGAAGGATGGTAAAAACCTTCTTGAGGAAAATGGCGGGCCAAGGCTTCATCTTTGGCGTGCACCACACCAACAAGATGATATGTGGGCCGCTGAAGATTGGAACCGCAAAGGCCTGAAGGAACTTAATTGGTCGGTTTCTGGGTTAGTGGCTAAGCAATTAAAGCCGGGGATCATTGAAATCTCAGCTGACCTAAAAGGTATCGGTCGCCAAAATTTTGTCGTTAATCATCATGTCGTTTATACGATCTACGCGGACGGATTGATCAGATCGAAGAATGCGATCAGCTCCAATGACCCTAACTTGCCGGTAGCACGCCTTGGCGTTCGTTTCTTGTTGGACACCAGCTTTAATCGCTTTGAGTATTTCGGTCGTGGTCCTATGGAAAATTATGCAGATCGAAAACAGGGTTTCGATATTGGCCATTATGCAAGTACTGTTGCTGAGCAAATGACGCCTTACGAAAAGCCTATGGATTGCGGCAATCACGAGGACGTACGTTGGGCCAACCTATCTACCAGCACCGGCGTGAACTTGAAGTTCCGCTCTGATTCCTTGATGCAAGTTTCAGCCCTTCCTTATACGGATGAGGAGATGGAACCTGTGGAATACAAAATTGACCTCCCCAAGCAGAAAACGACATCTTTAGTAATCAGTCATCAAACGCTTGGCGTTGGATCCCATAGCTGCGGCCCGAGACCATTAAAACAGTACCAGGTCTATATCCGGCCAACAACGTTTAATTACGAATTTAAACTTTAA
- a CDS encoding hybrid sensor histidine kinase/response regulator transcription factor — protein MFLSCFALRFKIAACCFFTCVMLSCGLLLFSARSYAQANPFRFRHLTVDEGLSHTDANDVIQDHKGFIWIATYFGLNRYDGYSLKKYYNNNEPIKNAFKNRIRCLFAGENDQIWLGTEGGIQRFDPATETYIDFKIVGEASFTPEKLYKAENDYLYVLADGRLRKFRITDRDLVSEHMNDFDNKRVFDVAYSTHEGLWMSADKGIFNLDQRGTVRKINFTGGLLQETGSITIDAQGNLLLAGDKKIYFARRTGTQNNFLISYSVPVPDYKVIKQILQDAHGNYWVNASSSILLLDRHLQLKQVIKDGSGIYDLNAGSLSKLLIDRSQCLWVATFSGGVNYCDLNQKKFYTFRHNPENANSLSANYIRSILAERDVLWIGTMGGGLNRYDLLHQKFKHFNTHSSGLQLQSDNILSLTLDNDQHLWIGSYTGLQVINPVSLQVLHLDGEAEFPAFMIENLAKDCFGNIWFGNHTNQFGVIWKDQHSSYHVRYFGEGYFILPDERKPEILVSSTHGLNRYQIDRYGQIKNDASYRAGIGPNSLTSNYTYPICKQSDSIYWIGTIGGGLNRLRLKPSGGYQIDNLNKQYDIFKDVESMEIDQDGNIWMGGNGLQFLNLRKHVLVKYDKNDGLQGNSFKVGTSYKGPDGKLYFGGINGLNVFNPRDILANHIPAKPVITDILINNQHPVYGSVQDDTTSLPETVTYSKSITLNYLQNNFVIFFSAMHYPNPLKCRYRYKLVGFDKDWIYTNGRKPSAFYSNLDYSDYQFLVQATNNDGIWSTAEAKLFLTITPPWWKSITAKVFYSILILSILIGIYIYQARWHGFKKDMAVRAVNEAKREEMHRHREELYQQQLMFFTNISHEFRTPLTLIIGPLEALIKENEDSLLQSSYQMMLRNAKRLINLIAELMNFKKIADGVIRLQVQQLDIREFCKGIAAEFEDIADSKLINFKFKDSTRAPVDYELKGWFDVQVLEKIIYNLLNNAFKYTNVKGSVVLEVFDDFAHFQPQYSSGFELKNEEYRADQYIYFRVADTGIGISEESITKIFDRYYRINSSHLGSGIGLALVKSLTQLHKGNITVFSERNQGTEIIIAIPWGESNYTLQEQISPISTQSAQLELVDTSVLVPALTDEKPKMSVPKPGKTILIVDDNPELRLFLRQILEKEYSILEAENGQKAIDLSLENLPHLIISDIMMPLMDGIEFSKSIKERFETRHIPIILLSAKDALDTKIAGLESGADFYFSKPLSVDLLLLTVHNLFQRHEVLKETYTNNYLSEATELVHSEKDKEFFNKLLNIIEENLENTEMDVDFLCRHLYVSRTKLYQKIKSISDQSVAEFIRTVRLKRSIFIMTHEDITMSEVADRVGLQSSSNFSRAFKKEYGKSPMQFMQSLKNN, from the coding sequence ATGTTTTTATCCTGTTTTGCCTTGCGGTTCAAGATTGCGGCATGCTGCTTTTTCACCTGCGTGATGCTTTCCTGCGGCTTGTTGTTATTTTCGGCACGATCCTATGCACAAGCCAACCCATTCAGGTTCCGGCACCTGACCGTTGATGAAGGCTTATCCCATACCGATGCCAACGATGTTATTCAAGATCATAAAGGATTTATCTGGATAGCTACCTATTTTGGACTGAACCGCTATGATGGTTACAGCCTGAAAAAGTATTATAACAACAATGAACCGATCAAGAATGCCTTCAAAAACCGAATTCGATGTTTGTTCGCCGGGGAGAACGATCAAATATGGCTAGGAACAGAGGGCGGTATACAGCGGTTTGATCCTGCTACGGAAACTTATATAGACTTCAAAATCGTTGGTGAAGCATCCTTCACACCCGAGAAGCTATATAAAGCGGAAAACGATTATCTCTATGTTCTGGCTGACGGACGATTAAGAAAATTCCGGATTACAGACCGCGACTTAGTTAGTGAGCACATGAATGACTTTGACAATAAGCGGGTGTTTGACGTGGCCTACTCTACACATGAGGGATTATGGATGAGTGCTGATAAGGGTATCTTTAACTTAGACCAAAGAGGAACGGTCAGGAAAATTAATTTTACCGGTGGGTTACTCCAAGAAACCGGGAGTATAACTATAGATGCTCAGGGAAACCTGTTACTTGCCGGAGATAAGAAGATTTATTTTGCCAGGAGAACAGGTACGCAAAATAATTTCTTGATCAGCTATAGTGTTCCTGTGCCGGATTACAAAGTGATAAAGCAAATACTGCAGGATGCCCACGGCAATTACTGGGTTAACGCTTCGTCATCCATTTTATTGCTGGACCGGCATTTACAATTAAAGCAGGTCATTAAGGACGGATCGGGAATTTATGACCTTAACGCAGGCTCCTTATCAAAGCTTCTGATCGACCGTTCACAATGCTTATGGGTAGCAACGTTCAGTGGTGGAGTGAACTATTGTGATCTTAACCAAAAGAAATTCTACACGTTCCGCCATAATCCAGAAAATGCAAATTCACTTTCAGCAAATTATATCCGATCTATACTCGCAGAACGAGATGTACTTTGGATTGGAACTATGGGGGGTGGATTAAACCGGTATGATCTTTTACATCAGAAATTCAAACATTTTAATACCCACAGTTCTGGCTTGCAACTTCAAAGTGACAATATATTGTCGCTTACTCTGGATAATGATCAGCATTTGTGGATTGGCAGTTATACGGGCTTACAAGTGATTAATCCGGTTTCGCTACAAGTCTTGCATCTTGACGGAGAGGCAGAGTTTCCCGCCTTCATGATTGAAAACCTAGCTAAAGATTGTTTTGGCAACATTTGGTTTGGAAATCATACCAACCAATTCGGTGTGATCTGGAAAGACCAACATTCAAGTTATCATGTACGCTATTTCGGTGAAGGTTATTTCATTTTACCCGATGAAAGAAAACCTGAGATTCTAGTATCAAGTACACACGGCCTTAACCGCTATCAGATAGACCGGTATGGGCAAATAAAAAATGATGCCAGCTATCGCGCAGGCATTGGGCCAAATTCACTGACATCGAACTACACGTACCCAATTTGTAAGCAAAGTGATAGTATATACTGGATAGGAACGATTGGCGGTGGCCTAAACCGTCTCCGACTAAAGCCTTCCGGAGGGTACCAGATTGATAACCTGAATAAGCAATATGATATCTTTAAAGATGTAGAATCCATGGAAATCGATCAAGATGGCAATATCTGGATGGGTGGCAATGGGCTGCAGTTTCTCAACCTACGAAAACATGTACTAGTAAAATATGACAAGAATGATGGCCTGCAGGGGAATAGTTTTAAAGTTGGCACCTCCTATAAGGGCCCTGACGGTAAGCTTTACTTTGGTGGGATCAACGGCCTGAACGTTTTTAATCCTAGAGACATATTGGCCAATCACATACCCGCAAAGCCAGTTATTACCGATATACTAATTAATAACCAGCACCCGGTTTACGGATCAGTCCAAGATGATACGACTAGCCTTCCTGAAACAGTAACTTATAGTAAGTCCATCACGCTGAATTACCTTCAAAATAATTTTGTCATCTTTTTTTCAGCGATGCATTACCCTAATCCGCTGAAATGCAGATATCGCTATAAGCTGGTCGGGTTCGATAAAGACTGGATCTATACGAATGGCAGGAAGCCCTCCGCTTTTTACAGCAATCTGGATTACAGTGACTACCAATTCCTTGTTCAAGCTACTAATAATGACGGCATCTGGAGCACCGCAGAAGCCAAGCTTTTTTTAACAATCACACCGCCGTGGTGGAAAAGTATTACTGCCAAGGTTTTCTACAGCATTTTAATTCTGAGTATCCTGATTGGCATATACATTTATCAGGCAAGATGGCACGGGTTTAAAAAAGACATGGCCGTACGTGCTGTCAATGAAGCCAAACGCGAAGAAATGCACCGGCACCGGGAGGAATTATATCAGCAGCAGTTGATGTTCTTTACTAATATTTCACATGAATTTCGTACCCCACTGACGTTAATTATTGGCCCGTTGGAGGCGCTGATCAAAGAGAACGAAGATTCTCTACTGCAGAGTTCCTATCAAATGATGCTCAGGAACGCTAAAAGGCTTATCAATCTGATTGCTGAATTGATGAATTTTAAAAAAATTGCTGATGGTGTAATCAGGTTGCAGGTACAACAACTTGATATCCGAGAATTTTGTAAAGGAATTGCTGCAGAGTTTGAGGATATAGCAGATTCTAAGCTTATCAACTTTAAATTTAAAGACAGTACCAGAGCACCGGTTGATTATGAATTAAAAGGTTGGTTCGATGTTCAGGTCTTGGAAAAAATCATTTATAACCTCCTTAATAATGCATTCAAATACACCAATGTAAAAGGCTCAGTAGTTCTAGAGGTATTTGATGATTTCGCACATTTTCAACCCCAGTACAGCTCCGGGTTCGAATTGAAAAATGAGGAGTACCGCGCAGATCAATATATCTATTTCCGGGTGGCAGATACTGGTATCGGCATTTCCGAAGAATCAATTACCAAGATATTTGACCGGTATTACCGGATCAACAGTAGTCATTTAGGTTCGGGGATAGGATTGGCGCTTGTTAAAAGTTTAACTCAACTGCACAAAGGTAACATCACCGTATTTAGTGAACGTAACCAAGGAACGGAAATCATTATCGCAATTCCCTGGGGTGAGAGCAACTATACATTGCAAGAGCAAATAAGTCCAATCTCAACGCAATCTGCACAACTGGAACTGGTGGACACATCGGTGCTAGTTCCGGCTTTAACGGATGAAAAGCCGAAGATGAGCGTTCCAAAACCCGGCAAAACCATCCTGATTGTAGACGATAATCCTGAACTACGCTTATTTCTGCGGCAGATACTGGAAAAAGAATATTCAATTCTTGAAGCGGAGAATGGGCAAAAGGCAATCGACTTGTCGTTGGAGAACCTCCCCCACTTAATTATCAGCGATATTATGATGCCACTTATGGATGGTATTGAATTCAGCAAATCAATCAAAGAGCGGTTTGAAACTCGGCATATACCGATCATTCTTTTATCTGCTAAGGATGCCCTGGATACAAAGATTGCAGGGCTGGAATCAGGAGCTGATTTTTATTTCTCTAAACCGCTGAGTGTCGATTTATTATTGTTGACCGTACACAACCTCTTTCAGCGCCATGAAGTATTAAAAGAGACTTACACCAATAATTACCTCTCAGAAGCTACCGAGCTGGTACATTCAGAAAAGGATAAAGAATTTTTTAACAAGTTATTGAACATTATTGAGGAAAATTTAGAAAATACGGAAATGGATGTTGATTTTCTATGCAGGCATCTTTATGTAAGCCGGACCAAACTATATCAAAAAATCAAAAGCATATCAGACCAATCCGTAGCTGAATTTATCCGTACAGTTCGGCTAAAGCGTTCCATATTTATCATGACCCACGAAGACATTACCATGAGTGAAGTTGCCGACCGGGTAGGTTTACAAAGCAGCTCAAACTTTTCGCGAGCATTTAAAAAGGAATACGGTAAATCGCCTATGCAATTTATGCAGTCGCTGAAAAACAACTAA
- a CDS encoding GH92 family glycosyl hydrolase — translation MNKRSIIFALFSLVGSVAIAQRSPVDYVNPLLGTATIWDKKDAGFQPTHRVWGAEVFPGSSLPNAMVQLTPVTQFHSGSGYQYEDTTIFGFAHTSKGHWNLCNIPILPATGNFSADDYASPFRHNREVAHPGYYSVVLDRYGVKAELSSTLRCAFHKYQYKSKANKRLIVNLPMANERVRSWDIEKTGTNSFTGFQQCGETMYFYAVTNQKIRFIDTLKKDKLRLPVVEFSEGNPTLEVKIGFSFVSIANAKENLEKEMLNKQFSQVRNEAAATWNTLLSKIKVSGGTERHKRLFYSCLYRSFLWPALRSDVNGEFTNPSGKVVKKNFNYYTEPSLWDDYRNKLILLGLLSPKVTADVIQSLIEKGRPTGFMPTFFHGDHASSFITGSYLRGIRGFNVKEAYQMMLNNAYHEGTRKYVEEYEQKGYISEQDIPDPQLETVAKAAVTKTLEYAYDDYAVALLAKALNDTSNYHSLMQRTSNYKNLFDPATKLMRGRLADGSWIKKFNPYFPYYEYMYREANAWQSSFFVPHDVQGLISLYPNKAGFEQKLDSLFSIPWKGYEAYNLSGFIGQYCQGNQPDHSYPFLYYFVGKQQKSQVLLDSIMNRFYDMGKEHLAYAGMDDAGEMSSWFVFSALGFYPFSPADPQYIISVPLFDRIDLQLDNHPFQISKVGKSKKISKINLDGRTINGFYLQDRQLKSASKLTIITDKLK, via the coding sequence ATGAATAAAAGATCCATAATTTTCGCGCTGTTCTCCCTGGTCGGATCTGTAGCCATTGCGCAAAGATCACCTGTGGATTATGTAAACCCACTCTTGGGTACAGCTACCATATGGGATAAGAAGGATGCAGGGTTTCAGCCTACTCACCGGGTATGGGGCGCAGAGGTTTTTCCCGGCTCTTCGTTACCCAATGCCATGGTTCAGTTAACCCCAGTAACGCAGTTCCATAGCGGATCCGGCTATCAGTATGAGGATACCACCATCTTTGGCTTTGCACACACCAGTAAAGGTCATTGGAACTTATGTAATATTCCGATTTTGCCTGCTACCGGCAACTTTAGCGCAGATGATTATGCATCACCCTTTCGCCATAATCGTGAGGTTGCCCATCCGGGTTATTATAGTGTAGTTTTAGATCGGTATGGAGTCAAAGCCGAACTAAGCTCTACTTTACGCTGTGCTTTTCATAAATATCAATATAAGTCAAAAGCGAATAAAAGATTGATCGTCAACCTGCCTATGGCCAATGAGCGGGTAAGAAGTTGGGATATTGAAAAAACAGGTACCAACTCGTTTACCGGTTTTCAGCAGTGTGGCGAAACTATGTATTTCTATGCCGTTACCAATCAAAAAATCCGGTTTATTGATACCCTTAAAAAAGACAAATTAAGGCTGCCTGTAGTAGAGTTTTCTGAAGGAAACCCAACGCTCGAAGTTAAGATCGGTTTTTCTTTTGTGAGTATAGCCAATGCCAAAGAAAACCTGGAAAAGGAGATGTTGAATAAGCAATTCTCGCAGGTTAGAAACGAAGCTGCGGCAACATGGAATACTCTTTTATCAAAAATAAAGGTTAGTGGCGGAACTGAACGTCATAAGAGGTTGTTTTATTCCTGCTTATATCGTTCGTTTCTTTGGCCAGCCCTACGCAGTGATGTGAATGGAGAATTCACTAACCCAAGCGGAAAGGTGGTTAAAAAGAATTTTAACTACTACACAGAACCATCGTTATGGGATGATTACCGTAATAAATTAATCCTCTTAGGTCTTCTCTCTCCAAAAGTAACCGCTGATGTAATCCAGTCGTTAATTGAGAAAGGCAGACCAACGGGTTTCATGCCGACGTTCTTTCACGGCGACCACGCATCCTCTTTTATCACCGGTTCTTACCTGAGAGGCATTAGGGGGTTTAATGTCAAAGAAGCTTATCAGATGATGCTTAACAATGCCTATCATGAAGGGACAAGAAAGTATGTAGAAGAATATGAGCAAAAAGGCTATATCTCGGAGCAGGACATTCCTGACCCGCAGTTAGAAACAGTTGCTAAAGCAGCAGTTACCAAAACGCTGGAATATGCTTATGATGATTATGCAGTTGCTTTATTAGCGAAAGCGCTGAATGATACCAGTAATTACCACTCCTTAATGCAACGGACAAGCAATTATAAGAACTTGTTCGACCCTGCAACTAAATTAATGCGCGGGCGTCTTGCTGATGGTTCCTGGATTAAGAAGTTTAACCCGTACTTTCCATATTATGAATATATGTACAGAGAGGCTAATGCTTGGCAGTCTTCCTTTTTTGTGCCGCACGATGTTCAGGGGCTGATTAGCTTGTATCCTAACAAGGCTGGTTTTGAGCAGAAATTAGATTCTTTATTCAGTATTCCGTGGAAGGGTTATGAAGCTTACAATCTGTCTGGTTTTATTGGCCAGTATTGTCAAGGAAATCAACCCGATCACAGCTATCCCTTTTTATATTACTTTGTGGGGAAGCAGCAAAAATCGCAGGTATTACTAGATTCTATCATGAACCGGTTTTACGATATGGGAAAGGAACACTTAGCTTATGCTGGCATGGATGATGCCGGTGAAATGTCTTCCTGGTTCGTATTCTCTGCTTTAGGCTTCTACCCGTTTTCTCCGGCAGACCCGCAGTACATTATCTCCGTTCCCTTATTCGACCGGATCGATCTTCAGTTGGATAATCATCCATTTCAAATATCCAAAGTCGGTAAAAGCAAAAAGATCTCTAAAATCAATTTGGATGGACGTACAATAAATGGATTTTACTTGCAAGACCGGCAACTGAAAAGCGCATCGAAACTGACGATTATTACAGATAAACTTAAATGA
- a CDS encoding glycoside hydrolase family 76 protein: MRKTNILKKRAFGLILMMASFWITSCKKSETIANLTKTDVGTAPTSFNLKVSEVNSQADAAFNGYTSAFLTTQGNTQYFKTSLSDATKDYFWQQALDIQGVEDTYLRTKSDAHKTLLTNLLNTFLQQNQGTGGLYDWNWNNYNDDILWAGIAFVRGYQITQNATYLTQAKYAFNRAYDRGWDTTLGGGIWWDVTHESKSGLSNNTAVILGCYIYEFTKETTYLTKAQNIYNWIWGHIYDHTTGAVYEKMLPDGTPVTDANVYNVGAFISAANQLHRITGLTSIYDDAKRSVDYVRNNKTTGEVLSGTTRNGTWASEFARGLGEFVRDNNLWSTYYTWMKQNADAAWAKRRTDLNVTWNNWLANTPADNTTGANECISAVVMQQVTPATQPGLIDNGIYRITPKMASGSALDIAMSSSLADIWGWNGGSNQKFKIVPLNYGYYRLVPQSATTMSLDITNNSNVNDTPIEIYTTNNNSSQYFKLVYDYDGYYKLKPRCGPSSCVNVKGAGTTNGTKCVLWQESFIDNERWLFQLQ; the protein is encoded by the coding sequence ATGAGAAAAACAAACATCTTAAAAAAACGCGCCTTTGGGCTGATTCTGATGATGGCATCGTTCTGGATCACCAGTTGTAAGAAATCAGAAACGATCGCGAATTTGACAAAAACAGACGTCGGAACAGCGCCAACATCATTCAATCTCAAAGTCAGTGAAGTTAATTCACAGGCGGATGCTGCATTCAATGGTTATACCAGTGCTTTTTTAACAACACAAGGAAACACCCAGTACTTCAAAACAAGCCTGAGCGATGCCACTAAGGATTATTTCTGGCAGCAAGCCTTGGATATTCAAGGGGTAGAAGACACCTATCTCCGAACGAAGAGTGACGCGCATAAAACGTTACTCACCAACCTGCTGAATACCTTTTTACAGCAAAACCAAGGTACCGGCGGTTTGTACGATTGGAACTGGAACAACTATAATGACGATATCCTGTGGGCAGGGATCGCTTTCGTTCGTGGCTACCAAATTACGCAGAATGCAACTTACCTCACCCAGGCAAAGTACGCCTTTAACCGAGCTTATGACCGAGGCTGGGATACTACGCTGGGAGGAGGCATCTGGTGGGATGTCACTCATGAAAGCAAATCGGGGTTAAGCAACAATACTGCCGTAATTCTGGGTTGTTATATTTATGAATTCACCAAAGAGACCACCTATTTGACGAAAGCACAAAATATTTATAACTGGATTTGGGGTCATATCTATGATCACACGACTGGCGCTGTTTATGAAAAAATGTTACCTGACGGAACCCCCGTTACCGATGCCAATGTATATAATGTCGGTGCATTCATCAGTGCCGCCAACCAATTACATCGTATTACGGGTTTAACATCAATTTACGACGATGCTAAACGTTCTGTAGATTATGTCAGAAATAATAAAACCACGGGTGAAGTTTTGAGTGGAACTACTCGTAACGGAACCTGGGCATCAGAATTTGCCCGCGGTCTTGGCGAGTTCGTCAGGGATAATAATTTGTGGAGCACCTATTACACCTGGATGAAACAAAACGCGGATGCTGCCTGGGCCAAACGTCGCACCGATCTCAACGTTACCTGGAACAACTGGCTGGCAAATACCCCGGCAGATAACACGACTGGGGCAAACGAATGCATAAGCGCTGTGGTAATGCAACAAGTTACGCCGGCTACACAGCCTGGTTTGATCGACAACGGTATTTACCGGATAACGCCAAAGATGGCTAGCGGGAGCGCACTTGATATTGCCATGAGCAGCAGCTTGGCCGATATATGGGGCTGGAACGGTGGTAGCAACCAAAAGTTCAAGATTGTTCCTTTAAATTATGGGTATTACCGCTTAGTTCCTCAAAGTGCAACCACCATGTCACTTGATATTACCAATAACAGCAATGTCAATGATACACCTATTGAAATATACACGACCAACAATAATTCATCACAATATTTCAAATTGGTGTACGACTACGACGGTTATTACAAATTAAAGCCTCGTTGCGGACCAAGCAGCTGCGTTAATGTAAAAGGCGCTGGTACAACCAATGGAACAAAGTGCGTGTTGTGGCAGGAAAGTTTTATCGATAACGAACGTTGGCTATTTCAATTACAATAG